From the genome of Longispora fulva:
GCCCCTCTTCGACCGGGTCCGCGACGCCCTCGCCGTGACCGGCCAGCCGATGGTGGCGCACCCGAACCCGCCGGCCGACCCGCCGGCGGAGCAGCACCCGGACAGGGGCCAGCGCTTCAGCGCGTACGGCGTCGTCACCGACCCGGCCGGTCGGCTCCTGCTGACTCTGATCTCGGACGGCTATCCGGGCGCCGGCACCTGGCACCTCCCGGGTGGCGGCACCGACTTCGGTGAGGACCCGGCGACGGCCGTGCTCCGGGAGTTGAGCGAGGAGACCGGCCAGACAGGGCGCATCACGGAGTTGCTTTCCGTGACTAATATGCATAATCCTGCTGCTTGGGGTCCAGAGGGGCGCGCAATGGACTGGCATGGGGTCCGCGTCACGTACCGGGTGATTATTGACACCCCCTCGGATCCGGTGGTCGGCGAGGTGGGGGGATCGACGGCCGCTGCTGGCTGGTTCACTCCGAAGGAGGCGATGACACTTCGCCTGAACAGGCCCGCTTTGGAGGCGTTGACCCGTGCGGGAGTATTGAGTTGATCTCTGTCTCACCGGCCGTGAACATCGACTACCGCGAGTAACATCAATCGCGGAGGGTCCATATGCCGACACTGTAAGTAGCGTCGCTTCATTACCATTTGGTAGTTTTGCCCGTAATCGACGGAAAGTTTATGCGGACGGCCGTCGCCAAGGGTGGCTTCCATATGCCATCGTTTAACGCATTGGCTTGGCGGCCGCCGAGGTGGCGGAGATATCCGACCCGGCCATTTGGAGGGACTGGAGTGCCGAGAGCACCCTGGCGGCGTAGTGGTGACACCCCACGACCCGCCGGCCGTCGATGGACCGGCGCGATGCGCCGCAGTGGCACGCTGGCGCGTAGCGTGCTCGTCCGTACGGCCCTGGTTGGCCGCCGTCGTCGCGACGGCGGAGACCTGCTGACCACCACCGGCTCCGCCAACGTCGTCCCCGACGACCTCGCGAGCCTGGGCGGCCAGGTCGAGTTCATCGCCCCGCGCGGTCCGGCCGTGGCGGGTCCGATCTCGATCCCCCTCCTGCCCGGCGAGCGCACCCTCGACCGGCGGATCAAGTTCGGCCTGGTCAACGCCTGCACCATCTCCAGCATCATGTGGGGGATGTTCGCGGTGTTCCTGAGCATGCAGGGCCACGTGCCGTGGGCCGCGGCCTGCATCCTGGCCTGCGTCACGTTCGATGGGCTCGACGGCGCGCTGGCCCGCAAGTTCGGGGTCGCCAGCCCGTTCGGCGCCCAGATGGACTCGATGGCCGACATGTCCTCGTTCGGGCTCGCGGTCCCCGTGGTCCTGTTCAGCTGGCTGCACCCGGTCGCCCCCGTCTGGCTGCTGGCCCCGGCCTGCGCCCTGATCGCCGTCTGCTCGGCGATCCGGCTGGCCCGGTTCAACGTCTCGCCCAAGGACGGCCGGTTCTTCTGCGGCGTCCCGACCACGATGGCGGCCACGATCCTCGCGCTGTCCGTGCTGCTGGTGAAGCCGACCATGGGCCTCGCCGTCGCCGTCGCCGCCATCGCGCTGCTGATGGTCAGCACGTTCCCGTACGCGAAGCTGGCCCGGGTGCTGCGCCTGCCGCGCTGGCTCCTGGTCGTGCCGGTGCTCGGCGGGCTCGCCGACTACCAGATCACGTTCATGGTCCTGATCGGCGCGTACCTCGTGTCGGGTCCGATCATCTGGCTCCGCCACCGCGAAGCGGCCATGCTGTAGAACACGCGAAGATGCCCCGCACCTAATGGGTGCGGGGCATCTTTTGTTCTTGATCTAAGGCGAAGTGGCCCGGCGAGGGCGGCGGGGCTGGCAAGCAGCCCGTGAAGGCGCCAGGGCGGGCCCTGCGCCTTTGCGGGCTGCGCCGTCCAGCGTCGTCCTCGCCGGGTCCAAACGGCCCAAGGGGCCAAACG
Proteins encoded in this window:
- a CDS encoding NUDIX domain-containing protein, giving the protein MTLRQERRIAAYGVCRDDSGRVLLVQMSPSSAHYGSWNLPGGGIDHGEDPADAVVREFLEETGLVVEITGLRAVSSEVVPLPHIGVLRHQDQIVYDVRITGGELTPEADGTSHRVEWLSDAEIERLPLFDRVRDALAVTGQPMVAHPNPPADPPAEQHPDRGQRFSAYGVVTDPAGRLLLTLISDGYPGAGTWHLPGGGTDFGEDPATAVLRELSEETGQTGRITELLSVTNMHNPAAWGPEGRAMDWHGVRVTYRVIIDTPSDPVVGEVGGSTAAAGWFTPKEAMTLRLNRPALEALTRAGVLS
- a CDS encoding CDP-alcohol phosphatidyltransferase family protein encodes the protein MRRSGTLARSVLVRTALVGRRRRDGGDLLTTTGSANVVPDDLASLGGQVEFIAPRGPAVAGPISIPLLPGERTLDRRIKFGLVNACTISSIMWGMFAVFLSMQGHVPWAAACILACVTFDGLDGALARKFGVASPFGAQMDSMADMSSFGLAVPVVLFSWLHPVAPVWLLAPACALIAVCSAIRLARFNVSPKDGRFFCGVPTTMAATILALSVLLVKPTMGLAVAVAAIALLMVSTFPYAKLARVLRLPRWLLVVPVLGGLADYQITFMVLIGAYLVSGPIIWLRHREAAML